The bacterium DNA segment ACATCGTGGAGGTCGCGCGCATCGTCCACGCCGCGGGCGGCCTGCTCTACATGGACGGCGCCAACCTGAACGCGATCCTGGGCAAGGCGAAACCGGCGCTGATGGGCTTCGACGTCGTGCACATGAACCTGCACAAGACCTTCTCCACGCCCCACGGCGGCGGCGGCCCCGGCGCCGGCCCCATCTGCGTGACGGAGGAGCTGGCGCGCTTCCTGCCGGCGCCGGTCATCCGCGAGGCCGGGGGCGTCTACCGCCTCGACGCCTGCGCCGGCGAGTGCCGGCCGAGCGTGCACGCCTACATGGGCAACACGGGCGTCTGCCTGCGCGCCCTGACCTACATCCTGCGCCTGGGCGGCGACGGCCTGACGCGCGTCTCGGAGCGCGCGGTGCTCAACGCGAACTACCTGCGCAAGCGCCTCGAGGGCCTGCTGACGGTCGAGCACGCCGACGGCACCCTGCACGAGTTCATCGCCACGGGCGCCGACTGGAAGGAGAAGTTCGGCGTGCGCACGCTGGACGTCGCCAAGCGCATGCTCGACTACGGCATCCACGCGCCGACGATCTACTTCCCGCTGATCGTGGACGAGGCGATCATGATCGAGCCCACCGAGACGGAGTCCAAGGAGACGCTGGACCGCTTCGTCGAGGTCGTGGCCGCCATCCGCGCCGAGGCCGAGCGCGACCCCGACCTCCTGCGGTCGGCGCCGCACACCACGCCCGTGTCGCGCCTGGACGAGGCCGCCGCCGCGCGCCGGCCCGACCTCAGCTGGCTCGGCCCCTGCAA contains these protein-coding regions:
- the gcvPB gene encoding aminomethyl-transferring glycine dehydrogenase subunit GcvPB; protein product: MSHERQGATPARWGADLQTSLFAKGRAGRRATTMPAWRGDDVDTALPAGALRAAPADLPSLSELEVLRHYTLLSNLNHHIERGLYPLGSCTMKYNPRLNEKVAALSGFASLHPEQDEADLQGLLCALKLLQDALCEITGFAACSLQPAAGAHGEYLGMQVIRARHLDRGESGRTEVLIPDSAHGTNPASVVLTGMKPRTLKSGPDGRLDLDALRAAVGPQTAGIMITNPNTLGLFESDIVEVARIVHAAGGLLYMDGANLNAILGKAKPALMGFDVVHMNLHKTFSTPHGGGGPGAGPICVTEELARFLPAPVIREAGGVYRLDACAGECRPSVHAYMGNTGVCLRALTYILRLGGDGLTRVSERAVLNANYLRKRLEGLLTVEHADGTLHEFIATGADWKEKFGVRTLDVAKRMLDYGIHAPTIYFPLIVDEAIMIEPTETESKETLDRFVEVVAAIRAEAERDPDLLRSAPHTTPVSRLDEAAAARRPDLSWLGPCNCG